In Juglans regia cultivar Chandler chromosome 13, Walnut 2.0, whole genome shotgun sequence, the following proteins share a genomic window:
- the LOC108992373 gene encoding agamous-like MADS-box protein AGL62, protein MERKSKGRQKIKMMKMESESNLQVTFSKRRSGLFKKASELCTLCGAEVAIIVFSPGKKVFSFGHPSVEPIIDRFLTPNPPQIKSGTLQLIEAHRNASVRQLNMQLTQITNQLEAEKKRGEELKRMRQASQGQCWWEAPIEQLGLPQLEQLKLSLEGLKRNVAKQSDRLLFQTSNPPPAQFYGAGSSINQSPIPLDTKIPYYAKNMNAGYSGNAMPRVYNLGYGRGFF, encoded by the coding sequence ATGGAGAGGAAGAGCAAGGGCCGGCAAAAGATCAAGATGATGAAGATGGAAAGCGAAAGCAACCTCCAAGTGACTTTCTCGAAACGCCGCTCAGGCCTCTTCAAAAAGGCCAGTGAGCTTTGCACCTTGTGTGGTGCCGAGGTCGCTATCATCGTATTCTCACCGGGAAAGAAGGTCTTCTCCTTCGGTCATCCATCTGTGGAGCCAATTATTGATCGGTTTCTCACCCCAAACCCACCTCAAATAAAGTCCGGCACACTCCAATTGATCGAGGCACATAGAAACGCCAGCGTCCGGCAGCTCAACATGCAACTCACGCAGATCACGAACCAACTGGAGGCCGAGAAGAAGCGTGGGGAGGAACTGAAACGAATGCGCCAAGCAAGCCAGGGACAGTGCTGGTGGGAGGCGCCTATTGAACAGCTAGGGCTGCCACAACTCGAGCAGTTGAAGTTATCTCTGGAGGGGCTGAAAAGGAACGTGGCAAAGCAGTCGGACAGGCTCCTATTTCAGACTTCAAATCCTCCTCCTGCTCAGTTTTACGGAGCAGGGAGTTCCATAAACCAATCACCAATCCCTTTGGACACAAAGATCCCTTATTATGCAAAGAATATGAATGCTGGGTACAGTGGGAATGCGATGCCCCGCGTATATAATCTTGGATATGGACGTGGGTTTTTCTGA